A stretch of the Sorangium aterium genome encodes the following:
- a CDS encoding ferritin-like domain-containing protein: protein MKQIKMGTNTTGIATSPIDSKELIEFAQVIPPSSPGSEADAAAVRSEYARESGTVGSVPPPASVKGVVKAAGELIHGRPPALLIDKLGERLQFERSGTRLYEAMIAKHDAEGSFEGGPTRADLEAIRDEELLHFALVKRAIERLGADPTAMTPGADVIGLASTGVLAVAVEPRINLGQSLQALLVAELTDNDGWRMLIDLAIAYGQEEMAAEFRVAEQHEALHLERVRAWLSSKLALDTRGAPTSTTPQQAA, encoded by the coding sequence ATGAAACAGATCAAGATGGGGACCAACACCACGGGCATCGCGACCTCTCCCATCGACAGCAAGGAGCTCATCGAGTTTGCGCAGGTGATCCCGCCGAGCTCCCCCGGGAGCGAGGCCGACGCCGCGGCGGTCAGGAGCGAGTACGCGAGGGAGTCGGGCACGGTCGGGAGCGTGCCGCCGCCGGCGAGCGTCAAGGGGGTCGTCAAGGCAGCCGGAGAGCTCATCCACGGCAGGCCCCCCGCGCTCCTCATCGACAAGCTCGGCGAGCGCCTCCAGTTCGAGCGCTCGGGCACGCGCCTCTACGAGGCGATGATCGCCAAGCACGACGCGGAGGGGAGCTTCGAGGGAGGCCCGACGCGCGCTGACCTCGAGGCGATCCGCGACGAGGAGCTCCTGCACTTCGCGCTGGTGAAGCGCGCGATCGAGCGGCTCGGGGCCGATCCGACCGCGATGACGCCCGGCGCCGACGTCATCGGCCTGGCGTCGACCGGCGTCCTCGCGGTCGCCGTCGAGCCGAGGATCAACCTCGGGCAGAGCCTGCAGGCGCTGCTCGTCGCCGAGCTCACGGACAACGACGGCTGGCGGATGCTCATCGACCTGGCGATCGCCTACGGCCAGGAAGAGATGGCCGCCGAGTTCCGCGTGGCCGAGCAGCACGAGGCGCTCCACCTCGAGCGCGTGCGAGCGTGGCTGTCGAGCAAGCTCGCGCTCGACACGCGCGGCGCGCCCACCAGCACGACCCCGCAGCAAGCCGCCTGA
- a CDS encoding S9 family peptidase, with translation MDLPQKLRSLFLLPLVAPLACGGAPASAPPPPRQAAAPAPAAPAAPASAAPAAAAPAAPTKAGPRADATLMPRRMLFGNPDRMSPQISPDGQRLGFLAPSDGVLNVWVGPAQAPASAKPVTKEQSRGVRTFLFPYAKDYVLYRQDKAGDENWHIYAVELKTGQIKDLTPFDGISAMFEGMSPKIPNEILIGMNDRDKKVHDLYRVDVRTGERKLVRQNDGFVGFVTDHDFKVRLASRMTRDGGQEYLDLTGKEPKPFVAFGPEDAVTSEAIGFDAADKTLYFRDSRGRDTSALVTLDLRKAKPAVLAEDAKADVSDVIVHPKTGKVQAAASERERKRWQVLDKSIQPDLDALRAVADGELDVLSRSLDDKRWTVGYTVSDGPVRYYLYDRDAKKATFLFTNRAALESQPLVKLRPVVIKARDGLELVSYLSLPRGADPDGDGKPDRPLSMVLLVHGGPWARSSFRLDPMHQWLANRGYAVLSVNFRGSTGLGKKFVNAGDLEWAGKMHNDLLDAVDWSVAQGIADRARVAIMGGSYGGYATLVGLTFTPETFACGVDIVGPSNLVTLLQSIPPYWAPMLELFAKRVGDPRTEDGRDLLRTRSPLYRADQIKRPLLIGQGANDPRVKQAESDQIVKAMTSKGIPVTYVLYPDEGHGFARPENSMSFNAIAETFLAQCLDGSYEPVGGDFKGSSVTVPVGAEAVHGLSAALPRP, from the coding sequence ATGGACTTGCCCCAGAAGCTCCGATCCCTGTTCCTGCTGCCCTTGGTCGCGCCGCTTGCCTGCGGCGGCGCTCCGGCGTCCGCGCCGCCGCCCCCCCGACAGGCCGCAGCGCCGGCCCCGGCTGCGCCCGCAGCCCCGGCGTCCGCGGCCCCGGCGGCAGCGGCCCCGGCCGCGCCGACGAAGGCCGGGCCGCGCGCCGACGCGACGCTCATGCCCCGGCGCATGCTCTTCGGCAACCCGGATCGCATGTCCCCCCAGATCAGCCCGGACGGCCAGCGGCTCGGGTTCCTCGCCCCCTCCGACGGCGTGCTCAACGTGTGGGTCGGCCCGGCCCAGGCGCCCGCGTCGGCCAAGCCTGTCACGAAGGAGCAGAGCCGCGGGGTGCGCACCTTCCTGTTCCCTTACGCGAAGGACTACGTCCTCTATCGCCAGGACAAGGCCGGCGACGAGAACTGGCACATCTACGCCGTCGAGCTCAAGACCGGGCAGATCAAGGATCTCACCCCCTTCGACGGCATCTCCGCGATGTTCGAGGGGATGAGCCCCAAGATCCCGAACGAGATCCTGATCGGCATGAACGATCGGGACAAGAAGGTCCACGACCTCTACCGCGTCGACGTGCGCACCGGCGAGCGCAAGCTCGTGCGGCAGAACGACGGGTTCGTGGGGTTCGTCACCGACCATGACTTCAAGGTGCGGCTCGCGTCGAGGATGACGCGCGACGGAGGCCAGGAGTACCTCGACCTCACGGGCAAGGAGCCGAAGCCCTTCGTCGCGTTCGGGCCCGAGGACGCCGTGACGAGCGAGGCGATCGGCTTCGACGCGGCCGACAAGACGCTCTATTTCCGCGACAGCCGCGGCCGCGACACCTCCGCGCTCGTCACCCTCGATCTGCGGAAGGCGAAGCCCGCGGTGCTCGCCGAGGACGCGAAGGCCGATGTCAGCGACGTGATCGTCCACCCGAAGACGGGCAAGGTCCAGGCGGCGGCCTCCGAGCGCGAGCGCAAGCGCTGGCAGGTGCTCGACAAGAGCATCCAGCCGGATCTCGACGCCCTCCGCGCGGTCGCCGACGGCGAGCTCGACGTGCTGAGCCGGTCGCTCGACGACAAGCGCTGGACCGTCGGATACACGGTCTCGGACGGCCCGGTCCGATACTACCTCTACGATCGTGACGCGAAGAAGGCGACGTTCCTTTTCACGAACCGCGCCGCGCTCGAGTCGCAGCCGCTCGTGAAGCTGCGGCCCGTGGTCATCAAGGCGCGCGACGGCCTCGAGCTCGTGAGCTACCTGTCGCTGCCGCGCGGCGCCGACCCCGACGGCGACGGCAAGCCCGACAGGCCGCTCTCGATGGTGCTCCTCGTCCACGGCGGCCCCTGGGCGCGCAGCTCCTTCCGCCTCGATCCGATGCACCAGTGGCTCGCGAACCGCGGCTACGCCGTGCTGAGCGTCAACTTCCGGGGCTCGACGGGCCTCGGGAAGAAGTTCGTCAACGCGGGCGACCTCGAGTGGGCGGGCAAGATGCACAACGACCTGCTCGACGCGGTGGACTGGTCCGTCGCGCAGGGCATCGCCGACAGGGCTCGCGTGGCGATCATGGGCGGCAGCTACGGCGGCTACGCGACGCTCGTCGGCCTGACCTTCACGCCGGAGACCTTCGCCTGCGGCGTCGACATCGTCGGCCCGTCGAACCTCGTGACCCTGCTCCAGTCCATCCCGCCCTACTGGGCGCCGATGCTCGAGCTCTTCGCGAAGCGGGTCGGCGACCCCCGCACGGAGGACGGCCGCGATCTCCTGCGCACGCGCTCGCCGCTCTACCGCGCCGACCAGATCAAGCGGCCCCTCCTCATCGGCCAGGGCGCCAACGATCCGCGCGTGAAGCAGGCCGAGAGCGATCAGATCGTCAAGGCGATGACGAGCAAGGGGATCCCGGTCACGTACGTGCTGTACCCCGACGAGGGACACGGCTTCGCCCGCCCGGAGAACTCCATGTCGTTCAACGCGATCGCGGAGACGTTCCTCGCGCAGTGCCTCGACGGCTCCTACGAGCCGGTCGGCGGCGACTTCAAGGGGTCGAGCGTCACCGTCCCCGTGGGCGCCGAGGCCGTCCACGGGCTCTCCGCGGCGCTCCCCCGGCCCTGA